The Hyphomicrobiales bacterium genome has a window encoding:
- a CDS encoding hypothetical protein (Evidence 5 : Unknown function), whose amino-acid sequence MRPAFFDSTNGSQKNERGASFLSEVGAREGDVDGQPDNNGSGAFPKPLERYRAKWIPVRVKKVR is encoded by the coding sequence ATGAGACCGGCATTTTTTGATTCGACGAATGGGTCTCAAAAGAATGAACGAGGCGCCAGCTTCCTTAGCGAAGTCGGCGCCCGGGAAGGCGATGTCGACGGCCAGCCCGATAACAATGGATCGGGAGCCTTTCCGAAGCCGTTAGAGCGTTATCGAGCGAAGTGGATACCGGTTCGCGTGAAGAAAGTACGATAA
- a CDS encoding conserved hypothetical protein (Evidence 4 : Unknown function but conserved in other organisms) produces the protein MAGALLLAIGWKAAVQIEVHTDQADDLVAFFERNRFDVATEVMSGVPIVQASTASCRVQVARLSPDGANRDLIQHLFAGQDRSFVVFGGAVYAQQPIFWTVLSYFRSRFLRELGFAERAAAVISVAANSSCNAEQLPWHELSGM, from the coding sequence ATGGCTGGCGCGCTTTTGCTGGCCATCGGATGGAAGGCTGCAGTCCAGATTGAGGTTCACACCGATCAAGCCGACGATCTCGTCGCTTTCTTCGAACGCAATCGCTTCGACGTCGCGACAGAGGTGATGAGCGGCGTGCCGATCGTTCAGGCGAGCACAGCCTCCTGTCGGGTGCAGGTCGCAAGGCTGTCTCCCGACGGAGCGAACCGGGATCTCATCCAACATCTTTTCGCAGGCCAAGATCGTTCGTTCGTCGTCTTTGGTGGCGCTGTGTACGCGCAACAGCCGATATTCTGGACCGTCCTCAGCTACTTCAGGTCCAGATTCCTGCGCGAGCTTGGCTTTGCCGAGCGTGCCGCAGCCGTCATCAGCGTTGCTGCCAATTCATCGTGCAATGCCGAACAGCTCCCGTGGCACGAACTGTCCGGCATGTAG